In one window of Chryseobacterium sp. JV274 DNA:
- a CDS encoding site-specific integrase: MDIAAKRYIDPQKWDTKSHKALGNTQEAKILNLYLKTVEQQVYDYHYLMLKEEDFVTSESLKSKLLGTDVSTRMLIPIFQDHNDKVEALVGQDFASGTLERYKTSLKHTQEFLNWKYKTSDIDITKIDHAFIMDYDFWLRSVRKCANNTAVKYIKNFKKIIRLSLLGYKAKLKVVERPYLSKEEIQAIYEKEFASDRLSQVRDIFLFSCYTGLAYVDVKKLSKSHVNIGIDGDQWIFTHRQKTDTSTRIPLLPLAQELILKYEDHPECVNSDVLFPVLSNQKMNSYLKEIVSVCGINKDLTFYIARHTFATTVTLSNGVPIESVSKMLGYTNIKTTQHYAKILDKKVSEDMLILRRKLQYTSTVKD, translated from the coding sequence GTGGACATTGCTGCTAAAAGGTATATCGATCCACAGAAATGGGACACTAAATCACACAAGGCACTAGGTAATACTCAAGAAGCTAAAATACTGAACCTCTATCTTAAAACTGTGGAACAACAAGTTTACGATTATCATTACCTGATGCTGAAAGAAGAAGATTTTGTAACATCAGAAAGTTTAAAATCTAAACTGCTTGGAACTGATGTCTCTACAAGAATGCTCATTCCTATTTTTCAGGATCATAATGATAAAGTTGAGGCTTTAGTTGGTCAGGATTTTGCGTCCGGAACATTGGAGCGGTACAAAACCTCTTTAAAACATACGCAGGAATTTCTCAACTGGAAATACAAAACTTCTGATATTGATATTACTAAAATCGACCATGCTTTTATCATGGATTATGATTTTTGGCTTCGTAGTGTACGTAAATGTGCTAACAATACGGCAGTAAAGTATATAAAGAATTTCAAAAAGATTATTAGGTTATCCCTTTTAGGCTACAAAGCAAAACTCAAGGTAGTAGAACGGCCATATCTTAGCAAGGAAGAAATTCAAGCGATTTATGAAAAGGAATTTGCATCAGACAGATTGAGCCAGGTACGTGATATTTTCCTTTTCAGCTGCTATACAGGTTTGGCGTATGTTGATGTAAAGAAACTTTCGAAATCTCACGTGAATATCGGAATAGATGGCGACCAATGGATATTCACACATCGTCAGAAAACGGATACCTCAACCAGAATTCCATTATTACCTCTGGCACAGGAACTGATTTTAAAATATGAAGACCATCCAGAATGTGTAAATTCAGATGTCCTGTTCCCTGTTTTGAGCAATCAGAAAATGAATTCGTATCTCAAAGAAATTGTGAGTGTCTGTGGAATCAATAAAGATTTGACGTTCTATATCGCTAGACATACATTTGCCACTACTGTTACTTTGTCCAATGGTGTTCCTATTGAAAGTGTGAGTAAAATGCTCGGTTATACGAATATCAAAACGACTCAGCATTATGCAAAAATATTAGATAAGAAAGTGAGTGAGGACATGTTAATTCTAAGACGTAAACTGCAATATACGAGTACAGTTAAAGATTAG
- the holA gene encoding DNA polymerase III subunit delta: MKELDLILKNIKNKEVLPIYFFHGEEAYFIDVAVKALEHNFLEEDEKAFNQTVTYGKDTSYQEVLSLARQFPMMGDKQVIIVKEAQDLRFNEEENRILESYVENPVPSTVLVFAHKHKKLDSRKKAAKALDKAKALFLSESVKESNLPKWISDECAKFKINTAPNISHLLAEYLGNDLSRIVNELNKLKIILKEGEILDGTIVENHIGISKEYNIFELQKALGTKNANAAFKIAHFMGKNPKNNPFVMMLASLYNYFSNVIIYQTMAGQSPQTIASQMGVNPYFIKDYAESARLYPLKHATRVISILREFDMKGKGLGAVNMGEAELIRELVYKIINVDKIKMKV, encoded by the coding sequence ATGAAAGAATTAGATTTAATCCTCAAAAATATTAAAAATAAAGAAGTTTTACCTATTTATTTTTTCCACGGAGAAGAAGCTTACTTTATTGATGTCGCTGTGAAAGCCCTTGAGCATAACTTTTTGGAAGAAGATGAGAAAGCTTTCAACCAAACAGTTACCTACGGAAAAGATACTTCTTATCAGGAAGTCCTTTCTCTGGCAAGACAGTTTCCAATGATGGGAGACAAGCAGGTGATTATCGTGAAAGAAGCTCAGGATTTGCGATTCAATGAAGAGGAAAACAGAATTTTAGAATCTTATGTAGAAAACCCTGTTCCTTCTACTGTATTGGTTTTTGCGCATAAACACAAGAAACTGGACAGCCGGAAAAAGGCTGCTAAAGCTCTGGATAAAGCCAAAGCTCTTTTTCTGAGTGAATCTGTAAAGGAAAGCAATCTTCCTAAATGGATTTCAGATGAATGTGCGAAATTTAAAATCAATACAGCACCTAATATTTCCCATCTTCTGGCAGAATATCTGGGTAATGACCTGTCAAGAATTGTCAATGAACTCAACAAATTAAAGATCATTCTTAAAGAAGGAGAAATCCTTGACGGAACGATTGTTGAAAACCATATCGGAATCAGTAAAGAATATAACATTTTTGAACTTCAAAAAGCGTTGGGAACCAAAAATGCGAATGCTGCTTTTAAAATTGCCCATTTTATGGGAAAGAACCCGAAAAACAATCCTTTTGTAATGATGCTGGCAAGCCTTTACAATTACTTTTCAAACGTTATTATCTATCAAACGATGGCTGGGCAGTCTCCACAGACCATTGCTTCCCAAATGGGCGTAAATCCTTACTTTATTAAAGATTATGCAGAAAGTGCGAGACTTTATCCTTTGAAACACGCCACAAGAGTCATTTCTATTCTCCGTGAGTTTGATATGAAAGGAAAAGGACTTGGAGCAGTGAATATGGGAGAGGCGGAACTCATCAGAGAGCTGGTATATAAGATTATCAATGTAGATAAAATTAAGATGAAGGTGTGA
- a CDS encoding VOC family protein, which produces MKRVTAIGGIFFKCKDPEQVNEWYKTHLGLPTSPYGAKFDWKDEGSDKKGYTLWSPFKESTQYFEPSSKEFMINYHVENIEALVKELKKEGVTVLDEVATYEYGKFVHILDPEGNKIELFEPAGE; this is translated from the coding sequence ATGAAAAGAGTAACTGCTATCGGAGGCATCTTCTTTAAGTGTAAAGACCCGGAACAAGTAAATGAATGGTACAAAACCCATCTCGGATTACCAACCAGTCCATATGGTGCCAAATTCGACTGGAAAGACGAAGGATCTGATAAGAAAGGATATACACTATGGAGCCCTTTTAAAGAGTCTACCCAATATTTTGAACCTTCATCAAAAGAATTCATGATCAATTACCATGTAGAGAATATCGAAGCATTGGTAAAGGAACTAAAGAAAGAAGGTGTAACTGTCCTGGATGAGGTCGCTACATATGAATATGGAAAGTTTGTACACATTCTTGATCCGGAAGGAAATAAAATAGAATTATTCGAACCTGCTGGAGAGTAA
- the trxB gene encoding thioredoxin-disulfide reductase: protein MEQNILDCVIVGSGPSGFTAAIYAARADLKPELYTGLEPGGQLTTTTEVDNFPGYPAGITGPEMMMDLQKQAERFDTKVHYEMITKAEFSKEVGGVHKLYAGNKEILAKTVIISTGATAKYLGLDDEKKYAGGGVSACATCDGFFYRGKDVVVVGAGDTAAEEATYLAKLCKKVTLLVRKDVFRASKAMVHRVESTPNIEVKFHHELIGIEGENSLVERAVIINNQTQEKSTVEVEGIFIAIGHKPNTDIFAGQIDLDENGYILTEKGSTRTNLPGVFAAGDVQDHIYRQAITAAGSGCMSAMDAEKYLAELH from the coding sequence ATGGAGCAAAACATTTTAGATTGTGTGATCGTTGGATCTGGGCCTTCTGGCTTCACCGCTGCTATCTATGCAGCAAGAGCAGACCTTAAACCTGAATTGTATACAGGTTTGGAGCCAGGCGGACAATTAACTACAACCACAGAAGTGGATAACTTTCCAGGGTATCCAGCTGGGATTACAGGTCCTGAAATGATGATGGATCTGCAAAAACAGGCAGAAAGATTTGATACCAAAGTTCATTATGAAATGATCACTAAAGCTGAATTCTCTAAGGAAGTTGGCGGTGTTCACAAATTATATGCAGGAAACAAAGAGATCCTTGCCAAAACAGTAATTATCTCTACTGGCGCTACAGCAAAATATTTAGGTCTTGATGATGAGAAAAAATATGCAGGAGGTGGAGTTTCTGCTTGTGCTACGTGTGACGGATTCTTCTACAGAGGAAAAGATGTAGTAGTAGTAGGAGCAGGAGATACAGCAGCTGAAGAGGCTACTTACCTTGCCAAATTATGTAAGAAAGTAACATTATTGGTGAGAAAAGACGTTTTCAGAGCTTCAAAAGCAATGGTTCACAGAGTGGAAAGTACTCCGAATATCGAAGTGAAATTTCACCATGAATTAATCGGGATTGAAGGAGAAAACAGTTTGGTAGAAAGAGCAGTGATCATCAATAACCAGACTCAGGAGAAATCTACAGTAGAGGTTGAAGGAATCTTTATCGCGATCGGTCACAAGCCAAATACTGATATTTTCGCAGGTCAGATAGATCTTGATGAGAATGGATATATCTTAACAGAAAAAGGTTCTACAAGAACAAATCTTCCGGGAGTATTTGCGGCTGGAGATGTTCAGGATCATATCTACAGACAGGCTATTACAGCTGCAGGAAGCGGATGTATGTCTGCCATGGATGCTGAAAAATATTTAGCTGAATTACACTAA
- a CDS encoding HAD family hydrolase: MKIKNIIFDFGGVLMDWNPRYFFKDYFNDNEKMEFFLEHIAQDEWNVEQDRGRSLAEGTEIQVKKFPEWEKEIRAFYDNWPVMLKSDIPQNVEVLRKLKNTDYNLFGLTNWSEETFPYALENYDFFQIFEGKIVVSGTEKLIKPDPKIWHVLLDRYNIKAEESVFIDDNAKNIEMAQSLGFITVQVTSDTNLEQELIKLGIFSSDQ, encoded by the coding sequence ATGAAAATAAAAAACATCATATTCGATTTCGGAGGTGTACTTATGGACTGGAATCCGAGATATTTTTTCAAAGATTATTTTAACGATAATGAAAAAATGGAATTCTTCCTGGAACATATCGCACAGGATGAATGGAATGTAGAACAGGACAGAGGAAGAAGTCTTGCTGAAGGAACAGAAATTCAGGTGAAAAAATTCCCGGAATGGGAAAAAGAAATCCGCGCTTTTTATGACAACTGGCCGGTAATGTTGAAAAGCGATATTCCACAAAATGTAGAAGTTCTCAGAAAACTTAAAAATACAGACTATAACCTATTCGGGCTCACCAACTGGTCTGAAGAAACCTTTCCTTACGCATTGGAAAACTATGACTTTTTTCAGATTTTTGAGGGCAAAATTGTTGTTTCCGGAACAGAAAAACTAATCAAACCTGATCCTAAAATATGGCATGTTCTGTTAGACAGATACAATATCAAGGCTGAAGAATCAGTTTTCATTGATGATAATGCAAAGAATATTGAAATGGCACAATCACTGGGATTCATTACTGTTCAGGTTACATCTGACACCAATCTGGAGCAGGAATTAATCAAGCTAGGCATTTTCAGTTCAGATCAATAA
- a CDS encoding helix-turn-helix domain-containing protein: protein MKVDSYQVFITRQQIANLTGLCVKTVIRAIKKLQNQGIFLIINSKIFY from the coding sequence TTGAAGGTTGATTCCTATCAAGTATTTATCACCAGACAGCAAATTGCGAATTTGACAGGTTTATGTGTCAAAACTGTTATAAGAGCAATTAAAAAACTGCAAAACCAAGGAATATTCCTGATTATCAATAGCAAAATATTTTATTAA
- a CDS encoding type I restriction enzyme HsdR N-terminal domain-containing protein has product MELPKLNFQETFDFKFKKDKDKFFIYDLVRKTYLLLTPEEWVRQHWIHYYLTVKSYSTSALITEKKIVLNGLTKRIDLLVTEKTEPIILIECKAPQIKLTEKTFEQTARYNSIIGAREIILTNGLQHINAYYKDGQYQFYRTE; this is encoded by the coding sequence ATGGAACTTCCAAAACTGAATTTTCAGGAAACTTTTGATTTTAAATTCAAGAAAGACAAAGATAAGTTTTTTATTTATGATTTAGTTCGTAAAACTTATCTTCTGCTCACTCCTGAGGAATGGGTAAGACAGCACTGGATACATTATTATCTTACTGTAAAGTCCTATTCTACCTCAGCCCTGATCACCGAAAAAAAGATAGTCCTGAATGGATTGACCAAACGTATTGACCTTCTGGTGACCGAGAAAACAGAACCTATAATTCTGATCGAATGTAAAGCGCCGCAAATCAAATTAACGGAAAAGACATTTGAGCAGACCGCCAGATACAATTCCATTATCGGAGCCAGAGAAATTATTCTTACCAATGGTCTTCAGCATATCAATGCTTATTATAAGGATGGACAGTATCAGTTTTACAGAACGGAATAG
- a CDS encoding glyceraldehyde-3-phosphate dehydrogenase encodes METKVIKITHVTGTYIIEAPHGKLNDLKSQLDKCLNDEQGAIVIKGDDGDQFVYPSDLLKNSFIAIVDKE; translated from the coding sequence ATGGAAACAAAAGTCATCAAAATAACACACGTTACCGGAACCTACATTATTGAAGCTCCCCATGGAAAACTTAATGATCTGAAAAGCCAGCTGGACAAGTGCCTGAACGATGAGCAGGGGGCTATTGTGATAAAGGGAGATGATGGAGATCAGTTTGTATACCCATCTGATCTTTTAAAAAACAGCTTCATTGCAATCGTAGACAAGGAATAG